Proteins co-encoded in one Brassica oleracea var. oleracea cultivar TO1000 chromosome C4, BOL, whole genome shotgun sequence genomic window:
- the LOC106340067 gene encoding uncharacterized protein LOC106340067, whose translation MDKKKVVAALSSSSSSSSSSFDHIFGPRVSSSSSSATTGLFTTIFPRPSAGMLGRQTDFASQGGHVKYQSANERGKSNIKEKNSYHNEETEPPCNLSSSIYYGGQEKYSSTTNTNKDTYKKDAQEGDSKSASRGNWWEGSLYY comes from the exons ATGGACAAGAAGAAGGTTGTTGCAGCTTTATCGTCATCGTCATCGTCATCTTCTTCTTCTTTCGATCATATATTTGGTCCAAGAGTCTCTTCTTCATCTTCTTCAGCAACCACTGGATTGTTCACAACCATCTTCCCACGACCCTCTGCG GGGATGTTGGGGAGGCAAACGGACTTTGCAAGTCAAGGTGGACATGTGAAGTATCAATCTGCAA ATGAACGAGGAAAAAGCAACATAAAGGAGAAAAACAGTTACCATAATGAGGAAACAGAACCACCATGCAACTTGAGCTCTTCAATTTACTATGGAGGCCAAGAGAAATACTCCTCTACAACGAATACTAATAAAGATACT TACAAGAAAGATGCACAGGAAGGCGATTCCAAAAGCGCATCAAGAGGAAACTGGTGGGAAG GGTCGCTTTATTACTAA